A part of Streptomyces sp. NBC_01235 genomic DNA contains:
- a CDS encoding MarR family winged helix-turn-helix transcriptional regulator, with protein sequence MEAAEAVETIQREMTIFARRARASAGRLHPELSLVSYTLLGHLEESGGCRATDLAAHYALDKSTVSRQVSALERAALIERRQAPEDHRVHVLHLTDAGRRILAQVTESRRTAFRERLTQWPAGDLERFAEYLVRYNAWNGPAAESDRLPPAAP encoded by the coding sequence GTGGAAGCAGCCGAGGCCGTGGAGACGATCCAGCGGGAAATGACCATCTTCGCGCGGCGGGCCCGCGCCTCGGCGGGCCGGCTGCACCCCGAGCTGTCGCTGGTGTCGTACACGCTCCTCGGGCATCTGGAGGAGAGCGGCGGCTGCCGGGCCACCGACCTCGCCGCGCACTACGCCCTGGACAAGTCCACGGTGAGCCGCCAGGTCTCCGCCCTGGAGCGTGCCGCCCTGATCGAACGGCGCCAGGCCCCCGAGGACCACCGCGTCCACGTCCTCCACCTCACCGACGCCGGACGCCGCATCCTCGCCCAGGTCACCGAGAGCCGCCGCACGGCCTTCCGGGAACGGCTGACGCAGTGGCCGGCGGGGGATCTGGAGCGGTTCGCGGAGTACCTGGTGCGGTACAACGCCTGGAACGGCCCCGCAGCCGAGAGCGACCGACTCCCCCCGGCAGCCCCGTGA
- a CDS encoding ferredoxin reductase — protein sequence MTETFTAPTFTPPTRFAVPGRIAVSTQAAAVWQTATLTEIRRETPWAATFRFAVPDWAGHLPGQHLMLRLTADDGYTAQRHYSIASAPDDDGHIELTLDHVDGGEVSGWFHTVAEAGDEVEVRGPLSGFFAWPGDRPALLIGAGSGVVPLMSMVRHHRARGLDVPLRLLVSARGPEELIYAREYGAETTPVFTRSAPAGVPVGRLTADHVAQLLAEQPAGGWEAYVCGSNGFAEHASRLLVEAGQPVDRVRIERFG from the coding sequence GTGACTGAGACCTTCACCGCCCCGACCTTCACGCCCCCGACCCGGTTCGCCGTGCCGGGCCGGATCGCCGTGAGCACCCAGGCCGCCGCCGTGTGGCAGACGGCCACGCTCACCGAGATCCGCCGCGAGACCCCGTGGGCGGCCACCTTCCGGTTCGCGGTGCCGGACTGGGCGGGTCACCTGCCCGGCCAGCACCTGATGCTGCGGCTCACGGCCGACGACGGCTACACCGCCCAGCGGCACTACTCGATCGCCTCGGCGCCCGACGACGACGGGCACATCGAGCTGACCCTGGACCACGTGGACGGCGGCGAGGTGTCGGGCTGGTTCCACACCGTCGCCGAGGCGGGCGACGAGGTCGAGGTGCGCGGCCCGCTCAGCGGCTTCTTCGCCTGGCCCGGCGACCGGCCCGCGCTGCTGATCGGCGCCGGCTCCGGGGTCGTCCCGCTGATGTCGATGGTCCGCCACCACCGGGCCCGCGGCCTCGACGTGCCGCTGCGGCTGCTGGTGTCCGCGCGCGGCCCCGAGGAACTGATCTACGCGCGGGAGTACGGGGCGGAGACGACGCCCGTGTTCACCCGGAGCGCTCCGGCGGGCGTGCCCGTGGGCCGGCTCACCGCCGATCACGTGGCTCAGCTGCTCGCGGAACAGCCGGCGGGCGGCTGGGAGGCGTACGTGTGCGGCTCCAACGGGTTCGCCGAGCACGCCTCGCGGCTGCTGGTCGAGGCCGGGCAGCCGGTGGATCGCGTCCGGATCGAACGCTTCGGCTGA
- a CDS encoding putative protein N(5)-glutamine methyltransferase, producing the protein MPSPLSPSSSHPSSSSSSPSSSTRDGLVAVLRAAGCVFAEDEAELILTAARTPEEAAAMAERRAAGLPLEHVVGWAEFHGLRVTLEPGVFVPRRRTEFLVDQALAAAPHACVVVDLCCGSGAVGAALAASLGQVELHAADIDPAAVRCARRNVAGHGGHAYTGDLFEALPGQLRGRVDILAANVPYVPTGEVPLLPAEAREHEPLTALDGGGDGLDVLRRVAAEAPHWLAPGGCLLVETSERQAPAAVEAFTRSGLAVRLARDEELYAHVVVGTRVR; encoded by the coding sequence ATGCCCTCCCCTCTTTCTCCCTCTTCGTCTCATCCGTCGTCGTCCTCGTCGTCGCCCTCTTCCTCGACCCGTGACGGCCTCGTCGCCGTCCTGCGGGCCGCCGGCTGCGTCTTCGCCGAGGACGAGGCGGAGTTGATCCTCACCGCGGCCCGGACCCCGGAGGAGGCCGCCGCCATGGCGGAGCGCCGCGCTGCGGGTCTGCCGCTCGAACACGTCGTCGGCTGGGCCGAGTTCCACGGTCTGCGCGTCACCCTCGAGCCGGGCGTCTTCGTGCCCCGCCGCCGCACCGAGTTCCTCGTCGACCAGGCCCTGGCCGCGGCGCCGCACGCCTGTGTCGTCGTCGACCTGTGCTGCGGATCGGGCGCGGTCGGCGCCGCCCTCGCCGCCTCCCTGGGGCAAGTGGAGCTGCACGCCGCGGACATCGATCCGGCGGCGGTGCGCTGTGCCCGGCGCAATGTCGCCGGTCACGGCGGACACGCCTACACGGGCGACCTGTTCGAGGCACTGCCCGGCCAACTGCGCGGCCGTGTCGACATCCTGGCCGCAAACGTCCCGTACGTCCCCACCGGCGAGGTCCCCCTGCTGCCGGCGGAGGCCCGCGAGCACGAGCCGCTCACCGCTCTCGACGGCGGCGGCGACGGACTGGACGTGCTGCGCCGAGTGGCCGCCGAGGCGCCGCACTGGCTCGCCCCGGGCGGCTGCCTCCTCGTCGAGACCAGCGAGCGTCAGGCCCCGGCCGCCGTCGAGGCGTTCACCCGCAGCGGCCTGGCGGTGCGTCTGGCGCGGGACGAGGAGCTGTACGCCCACGTGGTCGTCGGCACCAGGG
- a CDS encoding sulfite oxidase-like oxidoreductase, whose amino-acid sequence MNVTRGFAGRPRVLNPGLPPGQYDAGDDWPVLSAEVTPDLAPADWTFRVDGLVAAPRTWDWDEAHALPESAYEGDIHCVTSWSKFGVRFGGVSLDAFLAAVRPAAPATHAIAYSHTGYTTNLPLSDLTGGRAWIAWEYDGKPLAAEHGGPARLLVPHLYFWKSAKWIAGLRLLDHDEPGFWEQNGYHARGNPWQEQRYSGD is encoded by the coding sequence ATGAACGTCACCCGAGGCTTCGCCGGGCGCCCCCGCGTCCTCAATCCGGGGCTGCCCCCCGGCCAGTACGACGCCGGCGACGACTGGCCCGTGCTGTCCGCCGAGGTCACGCCCGACCTCGCGCCCGCCGACTGGACCTTCCGCGTCGACGGGCTGGTGGCGGCGCCCCGCACGTGGGACTGGGACGAGGCGCACGCGCTGCCGGAGTCCGCGTACGAGGGCGACATCCACTGCGTGACCAGCTGGTCGAAGTTCGGCGTGCGGTTCGGGGGCGTGTCCCTGGACGCGTTCCTGGCGGCCGTCCGGCCCGCTGCGCCGGCGACCCATGCCATCGCGTACTCGCACACCGGGTACACCACAAACCTCCCCCTGTCCGACCTCACGGGCGGCCGGGCCTGGATCGCCTGGGAGTACGACGGGAAGCCCCTGGCGGCCGAGCACGGCGGTCCGGCGCGGCTGCTGGTGCCCCACCTGTACTTCTGGAAGAGCGCCAAGTGGATCGCGGGCCTGCGTCTCCTCGACCACGACGAGCCGGGCTTCTGGGAGCAGAACGGCTATCACGCGCGGGGCAACCCCTGGCAGGAGCAGAGGTACTCCGGTGACTGA